One window of the Anaerolineae bacterium genome contains the following:
- a CDS encoding ATP-binding protein, with amino-acid sequence MPPRPPRQLEQQSPAQPRAQASEVWAPPVMRSVADTGLNMLTIADLVLKVIYFSGLMTGQQIADFVRLPYQGVIDNVLDFLKREKLIEVRGAAGISAVAATYQYIISEKGSEKAREALERSQYAGPCPVTLGQYIAAMQEQNRGRRSVTQEQLLGSLKDLVVSTEMLNKIGPAVNSGKSIFLYGPPGNGKTTISEAVGRIVLGGDLWIPFAIDIDGQIVRVFDNVHHEIVEMVPGETAASASGRTGEKRDPRWVKIRRPVIMVGGELMLAGLDLVYDDINKYYEAPYQVKANGGMFLIDDFGRQQVRPRDLLNRWIVPLEKGVDFLTLHTGRKIEVPFYVMIVFSTNLEPRELVDEAFLRRIRHKIEVGDPTYEQFREIFKMVCERKHVPYDEQGLAYLLQEWYIKRNRKLRAVHPRDLIDQLIDIARYLNCPPRMTRELLDRAAESYFVEL; translated from the coding sequence ATTCCTCCCCGACCGCCTCGCCAGCTAGAACAACAATCGCCAGCCCAGCCGCGCGCTCAGGCGTCCGAGGTATGGGCGCCCCCTGTCATGCGTTCGGTGGCCGATACCGGATTGAATATGCTGACCATTGCGGACCTTGTCCTCAAGGTCATCTACTTCAGTGGCCTCATGACGGGCCAGCAGATCGCGGATTTTGTCCGCCTGCCGTATCAGGGAGTTATCGACAACGTACTGGATTTTCTCAAGCGGGAAAAGCTGATCGAGGTGCGCGGCGCCGCCGGGATCAGCGCAGTGGCAGCAACGTACCAGTACATCATCTCTGAGAAAGGTTCTGAGAAGGCCCGTGAAGCGCTGGAACGCTCCCAGTACGCCGGGCCGTGCCCGGTGACACTGGGCCAGTACATCGCGGCGATGCAGGAGCAGAACCGGGGCCGGCGCTCGGTGACCCAGGAGCAATTGCTGGGATCGCTCAAGGATCTGGTGGTGTCCACGGAGATGCTCAACAAGATCGGTCCGGCAGTGAACTCCGGCAAGTCGATCTTCCTTTATGGCCCGCCGGGCAACGGCAAGACGACGATCTCCGAAGCGGTAGGGCGTATTGTCCTGGGCGGCGATCTGTGGATTCCGTTCGCTATCGATATTGACGGGCAGATTGTGCGCGTCTTTGACAACGTGCACCATGAGATCGTGGAAATGGTGCCCGGCGAAACCGCCGCCAGCGCCAGCGGGCGCACCGGCGAGAAGCGCGATCCGCGCTGGGTCAAGATACGGCGACCGGTGATCATGGTAGGCGGCGAGCTGATGCTGGCTGGCCTGGACCTGGTTTACGACGATATCAACAAGTACTATGAGGCTCCTTACCAGGTCAAGGCGAATGGCGGGATGTTCCTGATCGACGACTTTGGCCGGCAACAGGTACGCCCGCGTGACCTGCTCAACCGCTGGATTGTGCCACTGGAGAAGGGGGTGGACTTCCTGACTCTGCATACGGGGCGGAAGATCGAAGTGCCCTTCTATGTGATGATCGTCTTTTCCACCAATCTGGAGCCGCGCGAGCTGGTTGATGAAGCCTTCCTGCGTCGAATCCGGCACAAGATCGAGGTCGGAGACCCTACGTACGAGCAGTTCCGTGAGATCTTCAAAATGGTGTGCGAGCGCAAGCACGTGCCCTACGACGAGCAGGGGTTGGCCTATCTCCTGCAGGAATGGTACATCAAACGTAATCGCAAGCTGCGCGCTGTCCATCCGCGCGATCTGATCGATCAGCTCATCGATATCGCCCGTTACCTGAACTGCCCGCCGCGTATGACCAGGGAGTTGCTGGATCGGGCGGCGGAGAGTTATTTCGTTGAGCTTTAG